The Elusimicrobiaceae bacterium sequence CCTGAGCGCGGGCGGACCGGCGTTTGCGGGCGCGGGAACATCCGCCGTATCCACACTCAAGCTCGACGGCGCGGCGCGGCCGCTTGCGCTTGGCGGCGCGTTTGCCGCCGTGGCGGACGACGCCTCCGCCATGTTTTACAACCCCTCCGGCATAGCCCAGCTCGACAAAAAACAAATCCTGTTCACGCACACCGAATGGCTCGCGGGCGTGCGCACTGAATATCTGGCCTGCGCCCTGCCGCTGACCGAAAAATGGACTGTGGGGCTCGGCGCGAATTTCGGGTTCGCGGACGACGTTTCCCAATACGACGCTTCCGGCAACAAGTCCGGCTCGTTCGGCGCGAACGAAGGGTACGGGCTAGTCAATCTGGCCTACCAGCCGTTTAAAAACATGGCGTTCGGCGGCTCGGGCAAATTTATCCGCCAGTCGGTTTCCGATAAAAACGCCGCCGCCTATGCGTTCGATCTTGGCGCGATTTTCTATAACCGCCTTGTGCGGCTGGGCGCGGCGGTGCAGAATGCAGCGGGCACGAAAATGAAACTCGCCACGGAAGAGTTCCCGCTGCCGGTTACGCTGCGCGGCGGCGTGACCATCACGCCGTGGAATTCGCTGCTGGCTACGGCGGAATACGTCAAGCCCAACGACGAGGATATGAGCATGCGCGTGGGCGCCGAATACGTTTTCGGGTTCGAAGACGGCTCTGCGGTGGAAATTCCCGTGCGGTGCGGCTGGCGAAGCGGCCAGTCCGACGGCGCGGGACAGGGCTTCGCGCTCGGTCTTGGCATAAAAACGAAAGATATGTCTTTTGATTACGCTTTCATGCCCTGCGGCGATCTGGGCAACGCGCATAAAATGACGCTGGCTTTCAAATTCGGATCCGCGCGCGCCGGGACAACCGGCCTTTCACAAAGGTTCCGGCGGAGCCCGGCTGAAAAAAACACCGACCGTTTCGATCGTGAGCCGGAAGATCCGGAAATACTTGTGCTGCCGGAATAATCCGGGCATCGGTTCAATGACACTCCCCCGGCTGTGCCCTTGGCCTGCCGTTGT is a genomic window containing:
- a CDS encoding PorV/PorQ family protein; translation: MTAPRNKINALVLSALLSAGGPAFAGAGTSAVSTLKLDGAARPLALGGAFAAVADDASAMFYNPSGIAQLDKKQILFTHTEWLAGVRTEYLACALPLTEKWTVGLGANFGFADDVSQYDASGNKSGSFGANEGYGLVNLAYQPFKNMAFGGSGKFIRQSVSDKNAAAYAFDLGAIFYNRLVRLGAAVQNAAGTKMKLATEEFPLPVTLRGGVTITPWNSLLATAEYVKPNDEDMSMRVGAEYVFGFEDGSAVEIPVRCGWRSGQSDGAGQGFALGLGIKTKDMSFDYAFMPCGDLGNAHKMTLAFKFGSARAGTTGLSQRFRRSPAEKNTDRFDREPEDPEILVLPE